One Glycine max cultivar Williams 82 chromosome 6, Glycine_max_v4.0, whole genome shotgun sequence DNA segment encodes these proteins:
- the LOC102666753 gene encoding uncharacterized protein, translated as MKPRADMHFPLPQHVADITCMDPNRPPLVAEKVFKTVRFIGFFIQNGVSKSKVVVHDMQDVMKRGKNIGKALNDVVARHHQALTCRPRDAHVAFVSPLEYQFSCSGSPPRLSSHAGRRNLSQASPAVRRSPAHRAVRMCRGGDGGADGTIHRRVKITGSAASMFNVDRAEKDFHVDEAAEEFIARFYRDLRLQKWLDHYC; from the coding sequence ATGAAACCGAGAGCAGACATGCACTTCCCTCTGCCACAGCATGTGGCAGACATAACGTGCATGGACCCGAACCGGCCACCGCTCGTGGCGGAAAAGGTCTTCAAAACGGTGCGTTTCATAGGCTTCTTCATACAAAACGGCGTTTCGAAGAGCAAGGTGGTGGTTCATGATATGCAGGACGTGATGAAGCGTGGGAAGAACATAGGGAAGGCGCTCAACGACGTCGTGGCTCGCCACCACCAGGCGCTGACGTGTCGCCCACGCGACGCGCACGTGGCCTTCGTGTCGCCGCTGGAGTACCAGTTCAGCTGCAGCGGGAGTCCACCGCGCCTTTCTTCGCATGCCGGTCGGAGGAATCTCTCACAGGCCTCCCCCGCCGTTCGCCGCTCGCCAGCGCACCGCGCGGTGAGGATGTGCCGTGGTGGAGACGGCGGCGCCGACGGCACTATACACAGGCGCGTGAAGATCACGGGCTCCGCGGCTTCCATGTTCAACGTCGACCGCGCGGAGAAGGATTTTCACGTGGACGAGGCGGCGGAGGAGTTCATAGCGAGGTTTTACAGAGATTTGAGGTTGCAGAAATGGTTGGATCACTATTGCTGA